A genomic region of Lodderomyces elongisporus chromosome 5, complete sequence contains the following coding sequences:
- the RLM1 gene encoding resistance to lethality of MKK1P386 overexpression, translated as MGRRKIEIEPLTDDRNRTVTFVKRKAGLFKKAYELAILCQVDLSVVIVGNNNKIYEFSTVDTNEVIKTYQSVSKSRKKIHESKSPEAYSDYKKKIKITDPLTYKNGEVVSTAIAAAAAGTKKSSSSSSLANFTSTATNAKEFRSGDEMIDDDYEDDDEYDDDDDDDDDDNNNNGKDNSFDQSIKTDNLSKRNLKRKHSPNDIGIQDQNQNRNRNPKVFNSKRPAPSPPPKHISLSNVPTFNKLSKPKTEPSTQSQTYSQLHQRSQSTPSPIPPKREGGITRPVLRVQIPTDAKGTNTHTHNPAMSFDGEIKSSSGRDTARTITAIENTNSSIQQSSSNQSGSQGIGSSGSHNHNHNHNHNHNQSQQQSVDSGPYPSTHLMPGVPSTKFSGYSSFRSPDTRKPMLPLPIQSNSQTSSPASATAPGLPNTSSSSGGNSGGGIIQVGITAPAASAAFPPGNGSLHHNVPFANNTFQNNNANNATIFYTMQQQQQQQHHQQQPHQQQQQSQASQSPQYMMYSSVQGFNTPSQFQQFPGALNSAQQAATHQKQQTTPQRIRQTNLIQGQQSQQGQSQTPSQTPSQTQAQTQTQPQNPLADTAARFRNGAQTASTFASQQSQNTGEQTPLSGLPSRYVNDMFPFPSPSNFLAPQDWPTGITPTTTTSNMQQFFSNMMPLQSAGGINPLQPQPPQTTASTQTTQASTTLNSTGQENVQRGGSLDASGTPSYRTHISPIIYSGSGASGNSRQTSLVGKISEEEDEEGDEIRDEVGTNPSTAVQSDTKETGNGDQNDGK; from the coding sequence ATGGGCAGAAGAAAGATTGAAATAGAACCATTGACGGACGACAGGAATAGAACAGTCACATTtgtcaaaagaaaagccgGTCTATTCAAAAAGGCATATGAATTGGCCATACTCTGTCAAGTAGACTTATCAGTGGTTATTGTgggaaacaacaataagaTATACGAATTTTCCACTGTTGACACAAACGAAGTGATCAAGACTTATCAACTGGTATCAAAGAGCAGAAAGAAAATTCACGAGTCAAAGTCCCCCGAAGCTTATCTGGactacaaaaagaaaatcaaaattacAGATCCATTGACATACAAGAATGGAGAAGTAGTGtcaacagcaatagcagcagcagcagcaggaacaaaaaagtcatcatcatcatcatcattagcAAACTTTACCTCAACAGCTACTAATGCAAAAGAGTTTAGGAGCGGAGATGAAATGATCGATGATGACTacgaagatgatgatgaatatgatgatgatgatgacgatgacgatgacgacaataacaataacggTAAAGACAACTCATTTGACCAAAGTATAAAAACAGACAATTTAAGCAAGAGGAATCTTAAACGGAAACATTCACCCAATGATATTGGTATTCAGgatcaaaaccaaaatagaaatagaaatccAAAAGTATTCAACAGTAAACGCCCTGCACCATCACCGCCTCCAAAACATATTTCCCTAAGCAACGTGCCGACATTTAACAAACTTagcaaaccaaaaacagAGCCATCTACCCAATCTCAAACATATCTGCAATTGCACCAGCGATCGCAAAGTACACCCTCTCCCATACCTCCAAAACGAGAAGGTGGTATTACTAGGCCAGTTTTACGAGTACAAATACCAACTGATGCCAAGGGCACCAATACACACACCCACAATCCAGCAATGCTGTTTGATGGTGAGATCAAGAGCAGCAGTGGCCGAGATACTGCAAGGACAATCACAGCAATTGAAAACACCAATTCCTCGATACAgcaatcatcatcaaatcAATCCGGTTCACAAGGCATAGGTAGTAGTGGAAGTCAtaatcacaatcacaatcacaatcacaatcacaatcagTCGCAACAGCAAAGTGTGGACTCGGGGCCATATCCATCAACACATCTTATGCCAGGCGTTCCGTCCACGAAATTCAGTGGTTACTCTTCATTCCGCTCTCCAGACACTCGAAAGCCGATGCTACCATTACCAATACAGTCCAACTCTCAAACGTCTTCACCAGCTAGCGCCACTGCTCCTGGTCTACCTAACACTTCAAGCTCAAGCGGCGGAAACAGTGGTGGAGGCATTATTCAAGTGGGGATTACAGCACCAGCAGCGTCAGCAGCATTTCCACCAGGAAACGGCAGTCTACATCATAACGTTCCGTTTGCAAACAAcacttttcaaaacaacaacGCTAATAACGCTACTATTTTTTACACcatgcaacaacaacaacaacaacaacaccatcaacaacaaccccaccaacaacaacaacaactgcaggCACTGCAGAGTCCTCAGTATATGATGTATTCCTCGGTACAGGGATTCAATACACCCCTGCAATTTCAGCAATTTCCTGGAGCTCTAAACCTGGCACAACAAGCAGCTACCCAtcagaaacaacaaactaCACCACAAAGAATCAGACAAACAAACTTAATCCAGGgccaacaactgcaacaaggACAACTGCAAACACCATCGCAAACACCATCGCAAACACAagcacaaacacaaacacagcCGCAAAACCCTCTAGCTGATACGGCAGCCCGTTTCCGCAATGGCGCACAAACGGCATCAACATTTGCTTCTCAACAATCACAAAATACAGGGGAACAAACACCTTTATCCGGACTCCCCTCGAGATATGTCAATGACATGTTTCCCTTCCCATCACCATCCAATTTCTTAGCACCGCAGGATTGGCCAACTGGTATTACACCAACTACAACGACATCAAATATGCAGCAATTTTTCAGCAATATGATGCCGTTACAGAGTGCAGGAGGGATTAATCCTCTCCAACCACAGCCGCCACAAACAACTGCAtcaacacaaacaacacaaGCAAGCACTACATTGAATTCTACTGGCCAAGAAAATGTACAAAGAGGGGGACTGTTAGATGCCAGTGGAACACCTTCGTATAGGACACACATCTCTCCTATAATATATAGTGGGTCTGGAGCAAGTGGAAACCTGCGACAGACTTCACTAGTTGGAAAAATATCCgaggaagaagacgaagaaggaGATGAGATAAGAGACGAAGTGGGTACTAATCCAAGCACTGCAGTTCAATCGgatacaaaagaaacaggaaATGGGGACCAAAACGATGGTAAATGA
- a CDS encoding uncharacterized protein (MEROPS:MER0002882), whose protein sequence is MGVSTESEYHHSRPVGRVPPLPDAPEHRQQIANWSPYTHPRSSRSSSSLSSQSASTPGKATHRTDHGLLRKSPDVGDLNAQLVTATGHASHGQHSSHSNHTIATPSLHSNSKLNPNYHRNALSTSPVRQSVGDGHLQNGQLRQRAYSSSPPRTNPSHVSSQGSSQGTSHASTSMQQTTSVNSQLSSDDVKIYYTRLINYEFRNLQLDTDLQTKSLFDLIDYCELLYERSDTQLRNSTHTEQLSGIKTYIKGYLIFNYFINSFIMLHYQGFDEFIKNSEQDFIIYLNIYAFYNTDIYFQNGQYSVDAIDLRRYIKLYLVDKNLLSFNIEELYEWLNEYIRYLQEMEQRSQMEQDGDSGSEYSEEEQASIQDQESMDGYDELSFDNSAYPPSSITDHPNHHTHNHNNHHHQQQQQQQHRHQQNSHSRGSSIASLDGFKLRYPSVKLNQVPATEHQSAIESKAAKKLPPPPPPLPSSQPPIPIHSMPPISLVPPIPNPLPELPSSRNVSASPQNTHITPYPKQPILNLDVDNYTLPTNDIPKKNDKSHKNIPHLTNQKAASVAVPNASNHYIKEKKHTTQPDGYHRAKHSQSVPLDNNYVNGYSSQVYGAIPPQGHQPTYQGPSYVNYGQAPYYPQQVPQQYGMVHHSTQQLNYPPPQSYPASQPFAYSPHNNLIPTHVLLQQEQIKSQKVSILRDYSICGLKNFGSSCYINSTIQLLFGIYPFKIIFNRGFQRFVKDPKYIDIMKKINSHSKDSALLSEAVAGLLRTFQQNGGASVAPTKFIRVTSLLKPGLNIPHEQQDAQEFLLFVLERLHDELSDKAVEDFDPDKLFAKWGITVNPENKSSYTKWYKSLHAHEGSSPISDLFQGHLQNKLKCNKCSYESITYSPFSILSLPIPNTRHNNEVVDLSSCLKYYIQDETLSGDNAWRCPKCHGEVPTVENHPVFVKKKGLFKLGKSKQKQQPAGENAAATTTVSTKSLNFVKLPTILFIHLSRFSMYNLTDKLDTPIRYPLQLRFNNHGHEIVYKISGVINHFGNLKSGHYTALINKSTVNETNYDLENLVHPYWCYFDDENVKSNVSNGNIRGGPGYDDVVSKDVYVLCYERVKTV, encoded by the coding sequence ATGGGAGTCTCCACAGAATCTGAATATCACCATCTGCGACCGGTAGGTCGAGTTCCCCCGCTTCCTGATGCGCCAGAACACAGACaacaaattgcaaattgGAGTCCATATACACACCCAAGGTCATCAcgatcatcatcgtcattgtCATCACAATCAGCATCTACCCCAGGAAAAGCCACACATAGGACAGACCATGGGTTACTTAGAAAGAGTCCCGATGTAGGTGACTTGAATGCTCAGTTAGTTACAGCAACAGGTCATGCCTCACACGGTCAACATAGCCTGCATCTGAATCATACTATAGCTACTCCTTCACTACACTCAAACTCCAAATTGAATCCAAATTATCATCGCAATGCATTATCCACTTCCCCCGTACGACAGAGCGTTGGTGATGGCCATTTACAAAATGGTCAACTACGTCAAAGAGCTTATTCCAGCTCGCCACCTAGAACCAATCCTTCACACGTCTCCTCACAAGGCTCCTCACAAGGCACCTCACATGCATCTACGTCTATGCAACAAACCACTTCGGTCAACTCCCAGCTCAGTAGTGATGATGTGAAAATATACTACACAAGACTCATCAACTATGAATTTAGAAACTTGCAGCTTGATACAGATTTGCAGACCAAATCGTTATTCGACTTGATTGATTACTGTGAATTACTATACGAAAGATCAGATACACAATTACGAAACTCAACGCACACGGAACAACTATCGGGAATAAAGACATATATCAAAGGTTACCTAATATTCAATTATTTTATAAATAGTTTTATCATGCTTCATTACCAAGGATTCGACGAGTTTATCAAAAATAGCGAGCAAGATTTCATAATTTATTTGAATATTTATGCATTTTACAACACAGATATATATTTCCAAAACGGACAATACTCAGTTGATGCTATTGATTTGAGGAGATACATTAAGCTCTACCTCGTTGACAAAAATTTGCTAAGCTTCAACATAGAAGAGTTGTATGAGTGGTTAAATGAATATATACGATATCTCCAGGAGATGGAGCAACGATCGCAAATGGAACAAGATGGAGATCTGGGGCTGGAATACTCAGAGGAGGAGCAAGCGAGCATACAAGATCAAGAAAGCATGGACGGCTACGACGAGTTATCTTTTGACAATTCAGCATACCCACCATCTAGTATAACGGATCATCCCAATCATCACACTCATAATCATaataatcatcatcatcagcaacagcagcagcaacaacaccgCCACCAACAAAATAGTCATTCACGAGGGTCATCAATTGCATCTTTAGATGGTTTTAAGTTGAGATATCCATCGGTAAAATTGAACCAGGTACCGGCAACAGAACACCAGAGTGCTATTGAGTCAAAGGCTGCAAAAaaactaccaccaccaccgccACCTCTTCCACTGCTGCAACCTCCTATTCCTATTCATTCTATGCCGCCAATTTCTTTGGTACCACCTATTCCAAACCCTTTACCTGAACTACCATCACTGAGAAATGTCTCTGCACTGCCACAGAATACACATATTACGCCGTACCCGAAGCAACCTATCCTAAATTTGGATGTTGACAATTACACCTTGCCAACGAACGAtataccaaaaaagaatgataaATCACATAAAAACATACCACACCTTACAAATCAAAAAGCTGCTAGTGTTGCTGTACCAAACGCGAGTAATCATTacattaaagaaaagaagcaCACGACACAGCCAGACGGGTATCATCGTGCTAAACACAGTCAATCGGTTCCACTTGACAACAATTATGTAAATGGCTATTCTCTGCAAGTATACGGTGCGATCCCTCCACAAGGACATCAACCTACTTATCAAGGTCCATCGTATGTAAATTATGGACAAGCCCCATATTATCCTCAGCAGGTCCCTCAACAGTATGGCATGGTGCACCACTCAACACAACAACTTAATTATCCACCTCCTCAACTGTACCCCGCATCTCAACCGTTTGCGTATTCACCTCACAACAACTTGATTCCAACACATGTTTTACTACAACAAGAGCAAATCAAGTCCCAAAAAGTCAGTATATTACGAGACTATTCAATCTGTGGCTTGAAAAACTTTGGCTCGTCATGTTATATAAACTCGACTATCCAGCTTCTATTTGGAATATACCCATTCAAAATTATATTCAATCGTGGGTTTCAACGTTTTGTCAAAGATCCGAAATACATTGAtataatgaagaagatcaaTTCACACAGTAAGGATTCTGCATTGTTGAGTGAGGCCGTAGCTGGACTTTTGCGCACTTTCCAACAAAATGGTGGTGCCTCCGTGGCACCAACAAAGTTTATTCGTGTCACCTCGTTGCTTAAACCAGGCTTGAATATTCCCCACGAGCAACAAGATGCACAAGAGTTCCTCTTGTTTGTGTTAGAGAGGTTACACGATGAGCTTAGTGATAAAGCAGTCGAAGATTTTGACCCCGATAAGTTGTTTGCCAAATGGGGGATCACTGTAAATCCAGAAAATAAGTCATCGTATACGAAATGGTACAAGTCATTACATGCCCATGAAGGTTCAAGCCCTATCCTGGATCTTTTCCAAGGACATTTGCAGAATAAGCTCAAGTGTAACAAATGCTCATACGAGTCCATCACATATTCACCATTTTCTATCCTTTCGTTACCTATACCAAACACCAGGCATAACAATGAAGTAGTCGACTTGAGTTCTTGTTTAAAGTATTATATTCAGGATGAAACACTATCGGGTGACAATGCATGGCGATGTCCCAAGTGTCATGGTGAAGTACCCACGGTTGAAAACCATCCAGTGTttgtgaaaaagaaagggctTTTTAAGCttggaaaatcaaaacaaaaacaacaaccgGCAGGTGAAAATGCAGCTGCAACTACAACGGTGTCTACAAAATCCCTAAATTTCGTCAAACTACCAACCATTTTGTTTATTCATTTATCCAGGTTTTCAATGTATAACCTAACAGACAAATTGGACACGCCAATTCGTTACCCATTGCAACTTCGTTTCAACAATCATGGACATGAAATAGTATACAAGATTTCTGGAGTGATTAACCATTTCGGAAACTTAAAGAGTGGCCATTATACTGCACTAATTAATAAATCCACGGTCAATGAAACCAATTACGATTTAGAGAATCTCGTGCATCCATATTGGTGTTATTtcgatgatgaaaatgttAAACTGAATGTCAGCAATGGTAATATACGTGGAGGACCAGGGTATGATGATGTGGTTTCAAAGGATGTTTATGTTTTATGTTACGAAAGGGTTAAGACAGTTTAG